The proteins below come from a single Corylus avellana chromosome ca3, CavTom2PMs-1.0 genomic window:
- the LOC132175551 gene encoding carbonic anhydrase 2-like codes for MAKQSLEVAVEGLKRFLSEQNGLDEVTAAKIEKLAAELQGTDLNGFDHHVQKDPVQMITEGFRYFKTNKFDKNPELYNRLAHGQWPQFLVFACSDSRVCPSHILNFQPGDAFMVRNIANMVPPFDQLRYSGAGAAIEYAIKALEVPNILVIGHSRCGGIKRLMSHPEDGSAPYDFIDEWVKIGKPAKAKVIAKFGHLPFEKQCEHCEKESVDLSLMNLLSYPYVQKAVASKRLRLMGGYYNFVNGTFERWEFECHFSPHLPA; via the exons ATGGCGAAGCAGTCATTGGAGGTGGCGGTTGAAGGATTGAAGAGGTTTCTTAG TGAGCAGAATGGCCTCGATGAAGTGACGGCTGCAAAAATTGAGAAACTGGCAGCCGAGCTGCAAGGGACAGATCTCAATGGCTTTGATCACCATGTTCAAAAAGACCCAGTTCAGATGATTACAGAAGGGTTTAGATACTTCAAGACCAACAAATTTGA CAAGAATCCAGAATTGTACAATCGTCTTGCCCATGGCCAGTGGCCTCAG TTTCTGGTATTCGCCTGCTCAGACTCTCGAGTTTGCCCCTCTCATATCCTGAATTTCCAACCTGGGGATGCCTTCATGGTCCGCAACATTGCCAACATGGTTCCACCATTTGACCAG CTGAGATACTCTGGCGCTGGCGCAGCCATTGAATATGCCATCAAAGCTCTTGAG GTACCAAATATCCTGGTGATTGGACATAGTCGTTGCGGGGGGATAAAGAGGCTTATGTCTCATCCTGAGGATGGCTCTGCTCCCTA TGACTTCATCGACGAATGGGTCAAAATTGGTAAACCTGCCAAGGCGAAGGTCATTGCAAAGTTTGGCCATTTGCCATTTGAGAAACAATGTGAACATTGTGAAAAG GAGTCAGTGGACTTGTCACTGATGAATTTACTGAGTTATCCATATGTCCAGAAGGCGGTGGCAAGCAAGAGGCTACGGCTGATGGGTGGCTACTATAATTTTGTTAATGGAACTTTCGAGCGCTGGGAATTTGAGTGTCACTTTTCACCTCACCTCCCCGCATGA